A window of Trichoderma atroviride chromosome 3, complete sequence contains these coding sequences:
- a CDS encoding uncharacterized protein (EggNog:ENOG41), translated as MASLQTEDTLPGGLRFLTLQHAYEVAKSRGQTECAGSASFGIASKSVVVAAAAEEPAPDTGSEDDGPDAESKKSGLQPLHDGYQKLYSYFPPRLDGGKQTITATQTIYASSATEKQGRELKPEATTKEFLVQAPQFSLPDGCVLSVNPAPGGLATAETLPHVVFNDPHLPWERRIEKDDATRRERMPWLALLVFSPDELQLPSELLQGENSPFMVTNLAKDAQGKPTTIKQSSDLTMTLSGADVEALNKQGSIISPIPQPDDAKSKTTALFLKPKLFQQLVTTYEQKETTINEGKKLVLSAPKEGQAAADISRFKYFAHVRHVKTAGMTTSARYKDGLFSVIMSHRAGPLSADQKMPAMVHLVSLEGWKNMVFPLSSAAQYVAISSLYSWTYTVLPTGGVSLEAEFENLKNGLGLLRAPQALIDKMEATKENQNLSAKLGKRMKEGYTMQRHRTRTGEVTSSFLRAALVPVAPGEPAWTAMSRCGSDLQILDRDTGMMDITYSAAWQLGKSLAIADAAFTTALTRLWNSLHGICLDGAKREVLSETNAYKSRKDVLQSLKTSILTLNDLQRVSTQERQDEQGLVQETPLARRPLTEEAVRLAVDDTVMLEKSEKQAKRHIRRIAGAKDDNGNEYPDGQRLYNELNDSVSAEWKIILGWIMDRMYLFGIPPPYLLADPSFLPQESIRFFHVDANWLDALIDGALSLGSHMGARDDYIRRRIKGAINTYLETTDPATGYTPQIPSYGMLLRSDLVSRFPDLKVEAPIPEDAPEAGRAPILRQEIIGEGLLLCLFDRIPGKDNEMPVLALTQPPHQQTFALGYSLTPDRLDIRYKRTYTVEKDGYDFASTLLERTTERRYEPSGCPVESGPPLFMWGAENDARFLLAGVWAEDVVAVLRDKMPNDFTDTAMTSAVAAFQLGMPIYRFCIGDTSSLKSLEPDPNLPPRRKGLQLLGLMQKASEEAIQAAAFTAPIPDHPLPLIALESLDSSIPPHFQFTPTLLQTPSSAASTAQTLPKADTGAATGPEFAYAVHAIGAPSGPLQTGQGPLDLVFTIKRIDSSFLYKDYKLKRITLRIPRGKKRDSGTVNLLDNYQGPGPTMLSNLRFNVFAETTADTMFLQLQPRSKKALEEGVLINRIRECGFILPLVNVHNFDRQVTVGYTEEWAKPASTTPLRSFTIKLKPAGV; from the coding sequence ATGGCCTCACTACAGACTGAAGACACTCTCCCAGGCGGCTTGCGTTTCCTTACGCTCCAGCACGCTTATGAAGTCGCCAAATCGAGGGGACAAACTGAATGTGCAGGTTCAGCTTCATTCGGTATCGCCAGCAAATCTGTAGTCGTCGCCGCTGCAGCTGAGGAACCTGCTCCAGACACAGGGTCGGAAGACGACGGCCCTGACGCAGAGTCCAAGAAGTCTGGACTACAACCGCTTCACGATGGTTACCAGAAGCTCTACTCGTACTTCCCCCCGCGGCTTGACGGCGGGAAACAGACCATCACAGCGACCCAGACCATCTACGCCAGCAGTGCAACCGAGAAACAAGGCCGTGAACTGAAGCCAGAGGCGACAACGAAGGAGTTTCTAGTCCAGGCGCCACAGTTCTCACTGCCAGATGGCTGTGTACTCTCGGTCAATCCTGCACCAGGTGGTCTCGCCACAGCAGAGACACTACCGCACGTTGTCTTCAATGATCCTCATCTGCCGTGGGAGAGGCGTATTGAGAAAGACGACGCTACGCGGCGGGAGCGCATGCCTTGGCTCGCCCTCTTAGTCTTCAGTCCAGATGAGCTTCAGCTCCCCAGTGAGCTTCTCCAGGGAGAAAATTCGCCGTTTATGGTGACAAACTTGGCAAAGGATGCCCAAGGAAAGCCTACAACGATCAAGCAGAGCTCTGACTTGACTATGACTCTATCAGGTGCTGACGTTGAGGCCTTGAACAAACAaggctccatcatctcaccAATTCCCCAGCCAGATGACGCCAAAAGCAAGACGACAGCTCTTTTTCTAAAGCCaaagctcttccagcagcttgttaCTACCTATGAGCAGAAAGAAACGACCATTAacgagggcaagaagctAGTTCTGTCAGCTCCAAAAGAAGGCCAAGCCGCTGCTGATATCTCGCGGTTCAAGTATTTTGCTCATGTCCGCCACGTCAAAACTGCAGGCATGACGACCTCAGCCCGGTACAAGGACGGTCTCTTCAGCGTCATAATGTCGCACCGGGCAGGGCCGCTCTCGGCAGACCAGAAGATGCCTGCCATGGTGCACCTTGTATCGCTCGAGGGATGGAAGAACATGGTGTTTCCGCTATCTTCGGCTGCTCAATACGTCGCCATCTCATCGCTATACAGCTGGACATACACGGTGCTCCCTACCGGTGGCGTCAGTCTCGAGGCTGAATTTGAGAACCTCAAGAATGGCTTAGGCCTCCTCAGAGCACCACAGGCCTTGATTGACAAAATGGAGGCAACAAAGGAGAACCAAAATCTCAGCGCAAAGCTCGGGAAGAGGATGAAAGAGGGATACACGATGCAACGCCACCGGACAAGGACAGGCGAGGTGACTAGCAGTTTTCTCAGGGCTGCCTTGGTACCTGTAGCTCCAGGTGAGCCAGCATGGACGGCCATGTCACGATGTGGAAGTGACCTACAGATCCTCGACCGTGACACGGGCATGATGGACATTACATACTCGGCTGCTTGGCAGTTGGGAAAGTCGCTGGCaattgctgatgctgccttCACGACAGCCCTCACGCGGCTGTGGAATAGTCTTCATGGGATATGTCTGGACGGCGCAAAGCGGGAGGTTCTCAGCGAGACGAATGCCTACAAGAGTAGGAAGGATGTCCTACAGTCTCTCAAAACGTCCATCTTGACTTTAAACGATCTTCAGAGGGTCTCAACCCAAGAGCGACAGGATGAACAAGGCCTGGTTCAGGAAACGCCGCTTGCTAGGCGCCCATTAACAGAAGAAGCCGTTAGACTGGCTGTCGATGATACCGTCATGCTAGAAAAGAGtgagaaacaagcaaaacgGCATATCCGCCGCATTGCTGGGGCTAAAGATGACAATGGTAATGAATACCCTGATGGTCAACGCCTCTACAATGAGCTCAACGACTCTGTCTCGGCCGAGTGGAAAATCATCCTGGGCTGGATCATGGACCGCATGTATCTTTTCGGCATACCACCGCCATACCTGCTTGCAGATCCAAGCTTCTTGCCACAGGAGAGCATCCGATTTTTCCACGTCGACGCCAACTGGCTCGATGCTTTGATCGATGGGGCACTGAGCCTCGGCAGCCACATGGGCGCCAGGGACGACTACATCCGACGGAGGATCAAGGGGGCCATCAATACCTATCTCGAAACAACCGACCCAGCCACAGGATACACGCCTCAAATCCCATCGTACGGGATGCTTCTGAGATCTGACTTGGTCTCTCGCTTTCCTGACCTCAAGGTTGAGGCGCCGATCCCCGAAGATGCGCCCGAGGCAGGAAGGGCGCCAATTCTCAGGCAAGAGATTATTGGCGAAGGGCTGCTTCTGTGTCTCTTTGACAGAATCCCCGGCAAGGACAACGAGATGCCGGTTCTCGCGCTCACGCAGCCACCGCATCAACAGACCTTTGCATTGGGCTATAGCCTCACGCCAGATCGGCTCGACATCAGGTACAAGCGCACCTACACTGTCGAGAAGGACGGATACGATTTTGCCAGCACGCTGCTCGAAAGGACCACTGAGCGCCGCTACGAGCCATCTGGCTGTCCAGTCGAGTCTGGGCCGCCGCTATTCATGTGGGGAGCTGAAAATGATGCCAGATTCCTCCTGGCGGGTGTCTGGGCTGAGGATGTTGTGGCCGTGCTCAGAGACAAGATGCCCAATGACTTTACCGACACTGCCATGACCTCGGCCGTGGCGGCGTTTCAGCTCGGCATGCCCATCTATCGCTTCTGTATCGGCGATACATCAAGCCTCAAGTCCTTGGAGCCAGACCCTAACCTGCCACCAAGACGAAAGGGGCTTCAGCTGCTTGGTCTTATGCAGAAGGCATCGGAAGAGGCAatccaagcagcagccttcaCCGCGCCAATCCCGGATCATCCATTGCCTCTTATTGCGTTGGAGAGTCTCGACTCTTCCATCCCGCCTCATTTTCAATTCACGCCCACGCTGCTGCAAACACCCTCCTCCGCTGCGAGCACGGCACAAACGCTGCCAAAGGCCGACACAGGGGCCGCGACAGGGCCCGAGTTTGCGTACGCTGTCCACGCCATCGGCGCACCGTCCGGGCCGCTCCAGACGGGCCAAGGGCCACTGGACCTGGTGTTTACAATCAAGCGGATTGATTCTAGCTTTCTCTACAAGGACTACAAGCTCAAACGGATCACGCTGAGGATCCCACGCGGCAAGAAGCGCGACAGCGGAACCGTCAACCTGCTGGACAATTACCAGGGGCCCGGCCCCACGATGCTGAGCAACCTGCGCTTCAACGTATTTGCCGAGACAACAGCGGACACGATGTTTCTACAGCTCCAGCCGCGCAGCAAGAAAGCTCTCGAGGAGGGCGTGCTGATCAACCGGATCCGAGAATGCGGCTTCATCCTGCCACTCGTCAACGTCCACAACTTTGATCGGCAGGTGACGGTGGGCTACACTGAGGAATGGGCAAAGCCGGCCTCGACTACACCACTGCGCAGCTTCACCATCAAGCTGAAGCCGGCAGGAGTCTAG
- a CDS encoding uncharacterized protein (EggNog:ENOG41): MASNALIWNPLAKNNDRLLVYYNSSKANLGLRQWTTGEDSSWGSVFQEKEESAKGNIKVGSGLSALRLRDWIRVYGIVSAKNETTGSDHDYISLLSPVIQSLSIKTDYDRLTGSGNGKDKGWLYFLVLAALTPPAIHERDLDGTNSAPIAKGSNLLKQSSPPALTNLASAYAQKAGKRWAFFQTSDKVLHGLEVKGSSDNNITSNARPGSPLAATSFFHKEVEALVLYWISDATGVLTRSHSTDGGKNWKEKILEGTPTQETLSAASNETFEQIAVVFSSNDTNETQIFKDEWESILNA, encoded by the exons ATGGCCTCCAACGCTCTCATCTGGAACCCTCTGGCTAAGAATAACGACCGCTTGCTAGTCTACTACAACAGCTCCAAGGCCAACCTTGGCCTGCGCCAGTGGACAACCGGCGAAGACAGTAGTTGGGGTAGTGTGTTCcaggaaaaggaggagagtgCCAAGGGCAATATCAAGGTCGGCTCAGGGCTCTCGGCCTTGCGATTGCGCGACTGG ATCCGAGTCTACGGCATCGTGTCCGCTAAAAATGAAACTACAGGCAGTGATCACGACTACATCTCTTTACTCAGTCCCGTCATCCAGTCTCTGAGCATCAAGACCGACTACGACCGTCTGACTGGTAGTGGTAAcggcaaggacaagggcTGGCTGTATTTCCTCGT TCTGGCAGCTCTGACCCCCCCTGCCATCCATGAACGTGATCTCGACGGCACCAACAGCGCCCCTATTGCCAAGGGAAGCAACCTCTTGAAGCAAAGCTCGCCCCCGGCTCTGACAAACTTGGCTTCTGCCTACGCACAAAAGGCTGGAAAGCGCTGGGCATTCTTCCAGACATCTGACAAAGTTCTCCATGGCCTAGAGGTCAAGGGTAGCAGCG ACAACAATATCACATCCAACGCCAGACCCGGTTCGCCCCTGGCGGCCACCTCATTCTTTCACAAGGAGGTTGAAGCCTTGGTGCTTTACTGGATCAGCGATGCCACTGGCGTTCTGACACGCAGCCACTCAACAGACGGTGGCAAGAACTGGAAGGAAAAGATACTGGAAGGCACCCCCACGCAGGAGACTCTGAGCGCTGCATCAAACGAGACCTTTGAGCAGATCGCCGTGGTGTTTTCTTCCAATGACACCAATGAAACTCAGATCTTCAAGGATGAGTGGGAGTCCATTCTTAACGCCTAA
- a CDS encoding uncharacterized protein (EggNog:ENOG41): MGSLLLPVKVECFVFNESVCSGTDDEAKIAPLAQPDYALLQYDNRFLSNDVLRHVDLHAASPASTNMRFTDLGTNQPRSRRQGVYVHWTLPRPYRTAATKTEAKTPAGLPPDTAIPGDERYGESKPSDGHDPTVPSYHDVPPRWLVVRHIDENSIRPENAKDFVPKFRAWVVESDVCRSIDDLDESVDLQTDVSPYIAPESGLGGSVEVDMQAQSEVFIGQRFPAETWSEKAGTKRVRLNLFNSSNQLFADYQPHNGNVFSMLDRFEYLDSAGKEQCLEAAKASYYVIGWQPDVERDLFVPPAGQKSDVPLARPLQLRSLNMVLEADDQDLTNEWSKDNSAASTLCHGAMYEVEWNALKKPGKVPADQACSHLMKASPIAVGTTPMDAIMAYVSGHSESSVGDVHKLEMDLLKLQTLLLDRDEGVEPQRRAANVLSNFNFQRQDGGQKYFLSNPQDGDKTAKPEGTYEPTDTELANLSLMNEKQRQIDTLSRSLKKRQWDLFALWWELLTDVNAAATSGQYKKQREEVTKHIGNLHRKIKAIENEVTKVELDSKTIQVGTSEPFHQAGDPTVLVAGIQSGWPVDFLDPLKVRLRHQIIGARKDGKPVEPNLPENLGPIIENLERSWGTENPWGTDVRLLLSEFIALESDRDQEHKPEKPALLPLYHDMDLRPISLEDDKSSKTGDPEKPDVPRWRDRWHGTQPWVPLYLEWEVNFVHIPYEHWELDNGDLTGTEAEYSKLRYRIKTESLREEDVRDSRKLSGRVLMLPQPTMSLKHKVEQLFADTPAPMLKDLEDDLDFILSNIDKLNLLSAPLAGFTDHLITRQGGTHVKPTYRQPNRSGGGGYLPQAIPGAKKAANHGEFSEADLVLMGLETDLTPYGTGVSFSADGENPFKPVTHGQFCFSKLNIIDKFGQAVHAVSPSIASDKTMPKIYTSEYLRAQQLLLPSTSNATPVGGRGDSSLVRSEFAQIPPQINQLARLNAEFVTLQPGPGGPSSKPYWKPVQQAGQPVWGWVMVNYANYGLQFFASDGRFYKEVRFGGPTGSMTSPNWMPDRTGLEPDKDPALKQLDNLLKTLKDKDYLRAFIYMINGAMRHMLPAPGAFSEFSSAIVGQPLALVNMGWSLELAVEAYRSHASLGPTGMRRTLTQAEKGKKHKKDDADDDHAYAFQVKLGDKTKAYDGLVGYWDAKESPVAGDGLELGNLFTYYIDEAEEEGLKNDPRTKINNANFPKFDPYYLDPTELQSLDHDVQHCRQLRGFGAIIDPFTAIHGYSSILPVRELKLSPWMWEKAFRNMTAFFHMGPLIVTTDLVMPTDAVAPAADVETPATQKPSKAKLPTNSLVQWEWLQPYMVDNEAFPESVHVASFEVAPVDQKPRLEPNPYTAIEGYLHLKGPSVVKEVSKKPERDI; encoded by the coding sequence ATGGGTTCTCTATTGCTCCCCGTAAAAGTGGAATGCTTCGTTTTCAATGAGTCCGTATGTAGCGGCACAGATGATGAGGCAAAGATCGCGCCGTTGGCCCAGCCAGACTATGCACTTCTGCAATACGACAATCGCTTCCTCTCCAACGACGTGCTGCGCCACGTTGATTTACATGCCGCCTCGCCGGCATCGACAAATATGCGCTTCACTGACCTCGGTACCAACCAGCCTCGCTCGAGGCGTCAGGGCGTCTACGTTCACTGGACGCTCCCACGGCCGTATCGCACCGCGGCCACCAAAACGGAGGCCAAGACCCCGGCCGGTTTGCCTCCAGACACTGCTATCCCCGGAGATGAAAGATACGGCGAGTCGAAGCCAAGCGATGGTCACGATCCCACTGTGCCAAGCTACCATGACGTTCCTCCGCGCTGGCTTGTGGTTCGCCACATCGACGAGAATTCGATCCGGCCCGAGAATGCCAAGGACTTTGTGCCAAAGTTTCGTGCCTGGGTGGTTGAGAGCGACGTTTGTAGATCCATCGACGACCTGGACGAAAGTGTAGACTTGCAGACAGACGTTTCGCCTTACATAGCGCCAGAGTCTGGGCTCGGTGGCAGCGTCGAAGTCGACATGCAGGCACAGTCAGAGGTCTTTATCGGACAACGTTTTCCTGCCGAGACGTGGTCTGAAAAGGCAGGCACCAAACGAGTCCGTCTAAACTTGTTCAATAGCTCCAATCAACTCTTCGCCGACTACCAGCCGCACAACGGGAATGTTTTCAGCATGCTCGACCGATTCGAGTACCTGGATTCTGCGGGCAAAGAGCAATGTCtcgaagcagccaaagctTCTTACTATGTCATCGGGTGGCAACCAGACGTTGAACGAGACCTCTTTGTCCCCCCAGCAGGGCAAAAATCAGATGTTCCATTAGCTCGCCCTTTGCAGCTCCGGTCGTTGAACATGGTCCTCGAGGCCGACGATCAAGACTTGACGAATGAATGGAGCAAAGATAACAGCGCCGCTAGCACTCTCTGCCATGGTGCCATGTACGAGGTCGAGTGGAACGCGCTGAAAAAGCCCGGCAAGGTGCCTGCGGATCAGGCATGTTCTCACCTTATGAAAGCTTCTCCCATCGCCGTGGGTACTACTCCGATGgacgccatcatggcctATGTCTCTGGCCATAGCGAGTCGTCTGTGGGCGATGTGCACAAGCTTGAGATGGACCTCCTCAAGCTGCAGACTCTCCTGCTGGATCGTGATGAAGGAGTCGAGCCGCAACGCCGGGCTGCAAACGTGTTGAGTAATTTCAACTTTCAGCGCCAAGATGGCGGCCAGAAGTATTTCCTCTCGAACCCACAGGATGGTGACAAGACGGCCAAGCCCGAAGGCACGTACGAGCCTACAGATACCGAATTGGCCAACTTGTCGCTCATGAATGAGAAGCAGCGTCAGATCGACACCCTATCGCGGTCGCTGAAGAAGCGCCAATGGGATTTATTCGCTCTCTGGTGGGAGCTCCTCACGGATGTCAACGCCGCTGCCACAAGCGGCCAGTACAAAAAGCAGAGGGAAGAAGTCACGAAGCACATTGGGAATCTTCACCGAAAGATCAAGGCGATCGAGAATGAGGTCACCAAGGTAGAGCTTGACAGCAAAACAATTCAGGTCGGCACTTCTGAGCCATTTCATCAAGCTGGCGATCCGACAGTACTTGTTGCAGGTATTCAGTCAGGTTGGCCTGTCGACTTTCTCGACCCCCTGAAGGTCAGACTTCGCCATCAAATTATTGGGGCCCGCAAGGACGGCAAGCCTGTCGAGCCAAACCTGCCTGAGAATCTTGGACCTATAATCGAGAACCTCGAACGCTCTTGGGGAACCGAAAACCCTTGGGGAACCGACGTAAGACTGCTCTTATCCGAATTCATAGCACTCGAGTCCGATAGAGACCAGGAGCATAAGCCTGAGAAACCCGCGCTACTCCCTCTCTATCATGACATGGACCTGCGGCCTATCTCTCTTGAAGATGATAAGTCAAGCAAAACAGGTGACCCAGAGAAACCTGATGTGCCTCGCTGGCGTGATAGGTGGCACGGTACGCAGCCTTGGGTGCCACTCTACCTCGAATGGGAGGTGAACTTTGTGCATATTCCGTACGAGCACTGGGAGTTGGATAACGGCGATTTGACAGGAACTGAAGCCGAGTATTCCAAGCTTCGATATCGAATCAAGACCGAATCACTccgtgaagaagatgtcagAGACTCCAGGAAACTGTCCGGCAGAGTGTTAATGCTACCCCAGCCAACAATGTCCCTCAAACACAAGGTGGAGCAACTCTTCGCCGACACGCCGGCACCTATGCTCAAAGACTTGGAGGACGACCTTGATTTTATTCTGTCAAATATTGATAAACTAAACCTCTTATCAGCTCCGCTGGCTGGTTTCACTGACCACCTCATCACTAGACAAGGAGGGACACATGTGAAGCCAACTTACCGGCAACCAAACCGCagcggaggcggcggctaCCTCCCCCAAGCCATTCCCGGAGCCAAAAAGGCAGCCAATCACGGAGAATTCAGCGAGGCTGACTTGGTACTCATGGGTTTGGAGACGGATCTTACTCCGTACGGAACAGGTGTCTCGTTTTCGGCCGATGGCGAGAACCCTTTCAAGCCCGTTACGCACGGGCAgttctgcttctccaaacTCAACATCATCGACAAGTTCGGCCAAGCCGTGCACGCCGTATCccccagcatcgccagcgaCAAAACGATGCCCAAGATCTATACCAGCGAGTACCTGCGTGCCCAGCAGCTACTACTACCATCCACTTCCAATGCAACCCCTGTGGGTGGACGCGGCGATTCTTCACTCGTAAGGAGCGAGTTTGCCCAGATCCCTCCTCAGATTAACCAACTCGCACGCCTCAACGCCGAGTTTGTAACGCTGCAGCCGGGCCCTGGAGGCCCAAGTTCGAAACCATACTGGAAGCCTGTTCAGCAGGCAGGCCAGCCCGTTTGGGGTTGGGTCATGGTCAACTACGCCAACTACGGGCTACAGTTCTTCGCCAGTGACGGGCGGTTTTATAAAGAGGTCAGATTCGGTGGCCCAACTGGCAGCATGACCTCTCCCAATTGGATGCCCGACCGGACAGGCCTGGAGCCCGACAAGGATCCCGcgctgaagcagctggatAACCTCCTCAAAACTCTAAAGGACAAGGACTATCTCAGGGCATTCATCTACATGATCAATGGGGCAATGAGACACATGCTTCCCGCTCCGGGAGCATTTTCTGAGTTCTCTAGTGCCATCGTCGGTCAACCTCTGGCTCTGGTAAACATGGGCTGGTCTCTTGAGCTCGCCGTCGAGGCTTATAGGAGCCACGCATCACTTGGGCCTACCGGAATGCGTAGGACTCTCACACAAGCCGAGAAGGGTAAAAAGCACAAGAaggacgatgccgatgatgatcATGCGTACGCGTTCCAGGTAAAGTTGGGtgacaagacaaaggcctACGACGGGCTCGTTGGATATTGGGACGCAAAGGAATCACCAGTCGCTGGCGACGGCCTGGAGTTGGGAAACCTATTCACCTACTACATAgacgaagcagaagaggaaggccTCAAGAATGATCCCAGAACGAAGATCAACAACGCCAACTTCCCCAAGTTTGATCCATACTATCTTGATCCCACCGAACTCCAGTCGTTAGATCACGACGTCCAACACTGCCGGCAATTACGAGGTTTTGGTGCCATCATCGACCCTTTCACAGCCATCCACGGGTATAGTAGCATCCTACCAGTGCGGGAGCTCAAGTTGTCTCCGTGGATGTGGGAGAAGGCGTTCCGCAACATGACAGCCTTCTTCCACATGGGGCCGCTAATCGTCACAACAGACTTGGTGATGCCCACCGACGCAGTAGCTCCGGCTGCGGACGTAGAGACTCCAGCCACGCAGAAGCCGTCAAAGGCCAAGCTCCCTACCAACAGTCTAGTACAATGGGAATGGTTGCAGCCGTATATGGTGGACAATGAGGCATTTCCCGAGTCTGTGCATGTCGCAAGTTTCGAGGTTGCCCCGGTTGACCAGAAACCGCGGCTTGAGCCTAACCCCTACACTGCAATTGAAGGATACTTACATCTGAAGGGGCCCAGTGTAGTAAAGGAAGTTTCCAAAAAGCCTGAACGTGATATTTGA